A genomic region of Gemmatimonadales bacterium contains the following coding sequences:
- a CDS encoding AI-2E family transporter produces MNQPQVGPTPSPALQPARLAVEVAPVVFLLALLLWYVRGILSPIIVFPLLCIVLWPQRGNRTVARLLGTTGALTAIWVLYVTGALLAPFILALAIAYLLAPLVAAVERRRVPRSLAIAIVLLPFLGALALLLVLLIPAVESQVTQLAGRLPSLIRRVADWLLELRTRFLASSGSILSESQAEGLRNLQPADLVGMVNARWAEIARRMWSA; encoded by the coding sequence ATGAACCAGCCCCAAGTTGGCCCGACGCCCTCGCCGGCGCTGCAGCCCGCGCGCCTGGCCGTGGAAGTCGCGCCGGTGGTGTTCCTCCTCGCCCTGCTCCTATGGTACGTCAGAGGGATCCTCTCGCCGATCATCGTATTCCCGCTGCTCTGCATCGTTCTCTGGCCGCAACGCGGCAACCGCACGGTCGCGCGGCTCCTTGGCACGACGGGGGCGCTGACGGCGATCTGGGTCCTATACGTGACGGGCGCGCTGCTCGCTCCATTCATTCTCGCGCTCGCCATCGCCTATCTCCTCGCGCCACTGGTCGCGGCGGTCGAGCGACGCCGGGTCCCGCGCAGCCTCGCGATCGCTATCGTTCTGCTCCCGTTCCTCGGCGCGCTGGCGCTGCTCCTGGTGCTGCTCATCCCGGCCGTCGAGAGCCAGGTCACGCAACTCGCGGGCCGGCTGCCCTCGCTGATCAGGCGCGTCGCGGACTGGTTGCTGGAGCTGCGGACCCGCTTCCTGGCCTCCAGCGGGAGCATCCTATCGGAGAGCCAGGCTGAGGGTTTGCGGAACCTCCAGCCCGCGGACCTCGTGGGCATGGTGAATGCGCGCTGGGCGGAGATCGCCCGCCGGATGTGGTCGGC
- a CDS encoding aldo/keto reductase, with protein MNHRSLGKTGYRVSEIGFGAWGIGGAMWHGSDDDKSLAALATALDLGLDFIDTALTYGDGHSEKLVARVLRDRNGSVVIATKIPPQNHEWPARRGISLRKVFPASHVRACAERSARNLARPIDLLQFHVWRDEWLLDADWPDVERTMGALTAEGTVRSWGISINDHDPGSALQAVRRCDLVSSVQVIYNIFDRSPERELFPLCRERNVGVIARVPLDEGGLTGGIGPETTFPRGDWRNEYFTDTRKAEVAERVTRLQPVILKESASLVEGALRFCLSHPAVSTVIPGMRTPEHARANCGVSDGRVLSVGLLKELKKHQWERNFYE; from the coding sequence ATGAATCACCGCTCGCTCGGCAAGACCGGCTACCGCGTCTCGGAGATCGGCTTCGGTGCCTGGGGCATCGGCGGCGCGATGTGGCACGGTAGCGACGATGACAAGTCGCTGGCGGCACTCGCCACCGCGCTGGACTTGGGGCTCGACTTCATCGACACCGCGCTGACTTACGGCGACGGCCACAGCGAGAAACTGGTCGCGCGGGTGCTGCGGGACCGAAACGGGAGCGTTGTCATCGCAACCAAGATCCCGCCCCAGAACCACGAGTGGCCGGCCCGACGCGGAATCTCCCTCCGCAAGGTGTTCCCGGCCTCCCATGTCAGGGCGTGCGCCGAGCGGAGCGCACGGAACCTGGCGCGCCCGATCGACCTGCTGCAGTTCCACGTCTGGCGGGACGAATGGCTCCTCGACGCGGACTGGCCCGACGTAGAGCGCACGATGGGGGCTCTCACGGCCGAGGGAACGGTGCGCTCATGGGGTATCTCGATCAACGACCATGACCCCGGCAGCGCGCTCCAGGCGGTCCGACGATGCGACCTCGTGTCGTCGGTGCAGGTCATATACAACATCTTCGACCGGTCGCCGGAACGGGAGCTGTTCCCGCTTTGCCGCGAACGCAACGTGGGAGTCATCGCGCGGGTGCCTTTGGACGAGGGCGGGCTCACCGGCGGGATCGGCCCCGAAACGACGTTCCCACGCGGTGACTGGCGTAACGAGTACTTCACGGACACCCGGAAGGCGGAGGTCGCGGAGCGGGTGACGCGGCTCCAGCCGGTGATCCTGAAGGAATCCGCGTCGCTCGTCGAGGGGGCGTTGCGCTTCTGCTTGAGTCACCCGGCGGTGAGCACCGTGATCCCCGGGATGAGGACGCCGGAGCATGCGAGGGCCAACTGCGGGGTGTCGGATGGGAGGGTGTTGTCGGTCGGACTGTTGAAAGAACTCAAGAAACATCAGTGGGAGAGGAACTTCTATGAATAG
- a CDS encoding 6-carboxytetrahydropterin synthase, which produces MPPQVTVTRRAHFNAAHRLHDPALSEAENARIFGPCANPNYHGHNYNLDVSVTGEIDPATGYTIDIKTLKDLIESQVLSRFDHKNLNLDVAEFRDTIPTAENIVLVCWRLLAPVIPRGRLSRIVLWETERNLVEYTGG; this is translated from the coding sequence ATGCCTCCACAGGTCACCGTCACCCGCCGGGCGCACTTCAACGCGGCGCACCGCCTCCACGACCCCGCGCTGTCCGAGGCCGAGAACGCTCGGATCTTCGGACCGTGCGCGAACCCCAATTATCACGGCCACAACTACAATCTCGATGTCTCGGTGACGGGGGAGATCGACCCCGCGACCGGCTACACGATCGACATCAAGACGCTGAAGGACCTGATCGAGTCGCAGGTGTTGAGCAGGTTCGACCACAAGAACCTCAACCTGGACGTGGCCGAGTTCCGGGATACTATCCCGACGGCGGAGAACATCGTGCTGGTGTGCTGGCGGCTCCTCGCGCCCGTCATCCCGCGGGGCCGGCTCTCGCGAATAGTGCTTTGGGAGACGGAGCGCAACCTCGTCGAGTATACGGGAGGCTGA
- the folE gene encoding GTP cyclohydrolase I FolE has product MDLSKVEFEALVAEMLRRLGEDPEREGLRKTPERVVKAMQWMTRGYATDPCEIISKAMFQEKHESMVLVRDIDFYSMCEHHMLPFFGKAHVAYIPGGSIVGLSKVARVVDVYARRLQVQERLTDQIADAVQGTLDPTGVGVVIEAHHLCMMMRGVEKQHSKAVTSAVRGTFRDDPKTRDEFLRLVHGGLSLV; this is encoded by the coding sequence TTGGACCTGTCGAAGGTGGAGTTCGAGGCGCTGGTCGCGGAGATGCTCCGCCGCCTGGGCGAGGACCCGGAGCGCGAGGGGCTCAGGAAGACGCCCGAGCGCGTCGTGAAGGCGATGCAGTGGATGACGCGCGGCTACGCGACCGACCCGTGCGAGATCATCAGCAAGGCGATGTTCCAGGAGAAGCACGAGAGCATGGTCCTGGTCCGGGACATCGACTTCTACTCGATGTGCGAGCACCACATGCTCCCGTTCTTCGGGAAGGCGCACGTGGCCTACATTCCGGGCGGCAGCATCGTCGGACTGTCGAAGGTGGCGCGGGTGGTGGACGTCTACGCGCGGCGGCTCCAGGTGCAGGAACGCCTCACCGACCAGATCGCCGACGCGGTCCAGGGCACGCTCGACCCCACCGGCGTGGGTGTGGTGATCGAGGCCCACCACCTCTGCATGATGATGCGTGGCGTCGAGAAGCAGCACTCCAAGGCGGTCACGTCGGCGGTGCGCGGCACCTTCCGCGACGACCCGAAGACGCGGGACGAGTTCCTGCGGCTCGTACACGGCGGCCTCAGCCTGGTATGA
- a CDS encoding SDR family oxidoreductase: MTEPPLFGRTAVVAGASRGIGLAIAEELQSAGAHVVRLARSLADAESERRTDVRCDVTKPEDVRRAARRVLKAPGPPDILVNNTGSFLLKALTETTPVEFARELANNVVGPFVVLRAFLPAMIARGSGLVVTIGSIADHRAFPGNAAYAAGKYGVRGLHEVMAEELAGTGVRATLVSPGPTDTDLWDPVDPDARPGFTKRKQMLRSEDVAEAVLFIATRPDRVVVPEFHIVPRM, translated from the coding sequence ATGACGGAGCCGCCGCTCTTCGGCCGCACGGCCGTCGTCGCGGGCGCCTCGCGCGGGATCGGCCTCGCCATCGCGGAAGAGCTCCAGAGCGCGGGCGCGCACGTGGTGCGGCTCGCACGGAGCCTCGCCGACGCGGAGAGCGAGCGCCGGACCGACGTCCGCTGCGACGTGACCAAGCCCGAGGACGTGCGGCGCGCCGCGCGGCGCGTGCTGAAGGCGCCTGGACCGCCGGACATCCTCGTCAACAACACGGGCAGCTTCCTGCTCAAGGCCCTGACCGAGACGACCCCGGTCGAATTCGCGCGCGAACTCGCCAACAACGTGGTGGGTCCCTTCGTGGTGCTGCGCGCCTTCCTGCCGGCCATGATCGCGCGGGGCAGCGGTCTGGTGGTCACCATCGGGTCGATCGCCGATCACCGGGCGTTCCCCGGGAACGCTGCCTACGCGGCGGGGAAGTACGGAGTGCGCGGTCTGCACGAAGTGATGGCGGAGGAGCTGGCGGGCACCGGCGTGCGCGCCACCCTGGTTTCGCCGGGCCCCACCGACACCGATCTCTGGGACCCGGTCGATCCCGATGCCCGGCCGGGATTCACCAAGCGGAAGCAGATGTTGCGCTCCGAAGACGTCGCCGAGGCGGTGCTGTTCATCGCCACCCGTCCTGACCGGGTCGTGGTCCCCGAGTTCCATATCGTGCCGAGGATGTGA
- a CDS encoding M23 family metallopeptidase, giving the protein MDGPMRQRAGAPARGLLALATAGAALATPLSAQRRPARPPTPYVAATAPSAPHLPPLPDSSGWGVHILALARGPDGSVWVGTYGNGIFVLRPGARQWENLRRVRGDSTGRSISMDFVHAFAFGASREVWYGTVGNGWGFSRDGGRTWRNWEYAQLGPRWQYVAPNGIVTRGDTVYIATADGIRFTADDGATWDSIMDAGAGALPSRYVLTVAPARTGGLWVSTLRGVGEWRSGHGYRATYPSPTPALGARVRAVFVIQAPGAVAPAVLGSERCAGGMRPKRRAEPAVWRCMGVLMREAPPGGRAVRALAGCDGRLCAVATSTGAIFGARMGLTVQAAQGTARSRDVYAVLSPPNNEPGDTLFGTACGFIGQQPAACAAAGDTTGVSAPAAPRHTWFARPIAPADQPYIDQTYRYGSTMGGFFQQHQGVEFNNPVGTPVLAIDAGVVVHAGPAEQGSNTVAIRHDSLLTVSEGGRASRMHIFSTYYHNSRLLVSAGDRVQRGQRIALAGSTGRATNDHLHLEVHAAPTDSLRAIVDPEVRYPPYPRNPELWIEPLPGTGIVAGQVWDAQGRPVPQARVYGIVKPEPQETPFSYAETYGEHNHPDPSYGEHFAVSDVPPGEYVLGVEIDHHKVFRRVRVEAGKVTWVEFRP; this is encoded by the coding sequence ATGGACGGACCGATGCGCCAGCGCGCTGGCGCGCCGGCGCGCGGCCTGCTCGCTCTGGCGACGGCGGGGGCCGCGCTAGCGACGCCGCTCTCCGCCCAGCGGCGGCCCGCTCGGCCGCCGACGCCGTACGTGGCGGCCACCGCGCCTTCGGCCCCGCACCTGCCACCGCTGCCCGATTCGTCCGGCTGGGGTGTGCATATCCTCGCCCTCGCGCGCGGGCCCGACGGCTCGGTCTGGGTGGGCACGTACGGCAACGGGATCTTCGTGCTGCGCCCCGGGGCGCGGCAGTGGGAGAACCTCCGCCGCGTCCGCGGTGACTCGACCGGGCGCTCGATTTCCATGGACTTCGTGCACGCCTTCGCGTTCGGCGCCAGCCGGGAGGTCTGGTACGGGACCGTTGGGAACGGGTGGGGGTTCTCGCGCGACGGCGGCCGCACCTGGCGCAACTGGGAGTACGCCCAGCTGGGGCCGCGCTGGCAGTACGTCGCGCCCAACGGGATCGTGACGCGCGGTGACACGGTCTACATCGCCACGGCGGACGGCATCCGCTTCACCGCGGACGATGGAGCGACCTGGGACTCGATCATGGACGCGGGCGCGGGTGCGCTGCCGAGCCGGTACGTGCTCACCGTCGCGCCCGCGCGCACCGGCGGCCTCTGGGTCTCGACGCTGCGCGGCGTCGGCGAGTGGCGGTCCGGCCACGGCTACCGCGCCACCTACCCATCGCCCACGCCCGCTCTCGGCGCGCGGGTGCGCGCGGTCTTCGTGATCCAGGCGCCCGGCGCGGTGGCGCCGGCCGTCCTCGGCAGCGAGCGCTGCGCGGGCGGGATGCGGCCCAAGCGTCGCGCGGAGCCGGCAGTCTGGCGGTGCATGGGTGTGCTGATGCGGGAGGCGCCACCAGGCGGCCGCGCCGTTCGCGCCCTCGCCGGATGCGATGGCCGGCTCTGCGCCGTCGCCACGAGCACCGGCGCGATATTCGGCGCCCGCATGGGCCTCACGGTGCAGGCGGCTCAGGGCACCGCGCGCTCCCGGGACGTTTACGCGGTGCTCTCGCCTCCGAACAACGAGCCCGGCGATACCCTCTTCGGGACGGCCTGCGGGTTCATCGGCCAGCAGCCCGCGGCATGCGCCGCGGCCGGCGACACGACCGGCGTGAGCGCGCCGGCGGCGCCGCGGCACACCTGGTTCGCCCGGCCCATCGCCCCCGCCGATCAGCCCTACATCGACCAGACCTACCGTTACGGCTCGACGATGGGCGGCTTCTTCCAGCAGCACCAGGGTGTCGAGTTCAACAACCCGGTCGGTACGCCCGTGCTGGCGATCGACGCGGGCGTCGTCGTGCACGCCGGCCCCGCGGAGCAGGGCAGCAACACGGTCGCCATCCGGCACGACAGCCTGCTCACGGTCTCCGAGGGCGGACGCGCGAGCCGGATGCACATCTTCTCGACGTACTACCACAACTCGCGCCTGCTGGTGAGCGCGGGAGACCGGGTGCAGCGCGGCCAGCGCATCGCGCTCGCCGGCAGCACCGGCCGTGCCACCAATGATCACCTGCACCTCGAGGTGCACGCCGCGCCCACCGACTCGCTGCGCGCAATCGTGGACCCCGAAGTCCGTTACCCGCCGTACCCGCGCAACCCCGAGCTGTGGATCGAGCCACTGCCGGGCACGGGCATCGTCGCGGGACAGGTGTGGGACGCGCAGGGGCGGCCGGTGCCGCAGGCCCGCGTCTACGGAATCGTGAAGCCCGAGCCGCAGGAGACGCCGTTCAGCTACGCGGAGACCTACGGCGAGCACAACCACCCCGACCCCTCCTACGGCGAGCATTTCGCCGTCTCCGACGTGCCGCCCGGCGAGTACGTCCTCGGCGTGGAGATCGATCACCACAAGGTCTTCCGCCGGGTGCGCGTCGAGGCGGGCAAGGTGACCTGGGTGGAGTTCCGCCCGTGA
- a CDS encoding MBL fold metallo-hydrolase — protein MLLKRFYDTKLAQASYLVGCQRTGEALVMDANRDSAQYLEAARTEGLRVTHVTETHIHADYLSGSRQLAQRAGAKLLLSGEGGPDWQYAFANEANAVILKDGDTFKVGNVVVKALHTPGHTPEHLSFAITDGASTDRPMGVFTGDFIFVGDVGRPDLLERAAKIAGTMEAAARQLYASLQRFKQLPDYLQLWPAHGAGSACGKALGAVPQTTLGYERFANWGLASEREDDFVRDVLEGQPEPPAYFAQMKRLNRDGPNILGGFKRPERLPGAALAELLAKGAVVVDVRGTAAFAKGFVPGTINLPLSSSFPTYAGSLLSYEKPVYLLSDEERVHRIEEPVRDLALIGLDDVKGFLGGDAFDAWRAAGRELGSVPQTTAEALAPRLAKGEVLVVDVRGRSEWDAGHIAGAAHLPLGSVPDRLAEIPRDRTVVMQCETGSRSAIAASVLRLHGFRQVENLTGGFVAWKAAGLPVASA, from the coding sequence ATGCTGCTCAAGCGGTTCTACGATACCAAGCTTGCCCAGGCCAGCTACCTCGTCGGGTGCCAGCGCACCGGCGAGGCGCTGGTGATGGACGCCAACCGCGACAGCGCCCAGTACCTCGAGGCGGCGCGCACCGAAGGGCTGCGCGTCACGCACGTCACCGAAACGCACATCCACGCCGACTACCTGTCCGGCAGCCGCCAGCTGGCTCAGCGCGCCGGCGCGAAGCTCCTGCTCTCGGGCGAGGGCGGGCCGGACTGGCAGTACGCCTTCGCGAACGAAGCGAACGCGGTCATCCTGAAGGACGGTGACACGTTCAAGGTCGGCAACGTGGTGGTGAAGGCGTTGCACACGCCGGGCCACACGCCGGAACACCTCTCGTTCGCGATCACGGATGGCGCCTCCACCGACCGTCCGATGGGCGTCTTCACCGGCGACTTCATCTTCGTGGGCGACGTGGGCCGGCCCGACCTGCTCGAGCGTGCCGCGAAGATCGCGGGCACCATGGAGGCCGCGGCGCGCCAGCTCTACGCCTCGCTCCAGCGCTTCAAGCAGCTCCCCGACTACCTCCAGCTCTGGCCGGCGCACGGCGCGGGCTCGGCGTGCGGCAAGGCACTCGGCGCGGTGCCGCAGACCACGCTCGGCTACGAGCGGTTCGCCAACTGGGGTCTCGCCTCGGAGCGCGAGGACGACTTCGTGCGCGACGTGCTCGAGGGCCAGCCGGAGCCGCCGGCCTATTTCGCCCAGATGAAGCGGCTCAACCGGGACGGTCCGAACATCCTGGGAGGATTCAAGCGTCCCGAGCGCCTGCCCGGGGCCGCGCTGGCCGAGCTGCTGGCCAAGGGTGCGGTCGTCGTGGATGTGCGCGGCACCGCGGCCTTCGCGAAAGGCTTCGTGCCGGGGACCATCAACCTACCGTTGAGCAGCTCGTTCCCGACTTACGCCGGTTCGCTCCTCTCATACGAGAAACCGGTCTATCTCCTGTCCGACGAGGAGCGGGTGCACCGGATCGAGGAGCCCGTCCGCGATCTGGCGCTGATCGGTCTGGACGACGTGAAGGGCTTCCTCGGCGGCGATGCCTTCGATGCGTGGCGCGCCGCGGGCCGTGAGCTGGGATCCGTCCCGCAGACGACCGCGGAGGCGCTCGCCCCTAGGCTGGCGAAAGGCGAGGTCTTGGTCGTGGATGTCCGGGGGAGGTCGGAATGGGACGCCGGGCACATCGCCGGCGCCGCCCACCTCCCGCTGGGTTCGGTGCCCGATCGCCTCGCCGAGATCCCGCGGGACCGCACGGTGGTCATGCAGTGCGAGACCGGATCGCGGTCGGCGATCGCCGCGAGCGTGCTGAGGCTGCACGGGTTCCGTCAGGTGGAGAACCTGACCGGCGGCTTCGTGGCCTGGAAGGCGGCCGGGTTGCCCGTCGCTAGCGCGTAG